The following are encoded in a window of Scophthalmus maximus strain ysfricsl-2021 chromosome 2, ASM2237912v1, whole genome shotgun sequence genomic DNA:
- the si:ch211-266i6.3 gene encoding cytoskeleton-associated protein 2 yields MDNVAVSRRKHTNKGNKENAQPALGSKSLIKRDKTSVAPFHLKSNEKEETLAKNGPLKAKAKQADTRSVSGVALKTAKTAQKDGKGAVASDVSQRRTHSRAFLAEQAVKHKKIAADAPKPAAAVQSSLSAPGLYKGKIVQSKIGSIWRSNVSLDRADPKSSATSMKSQGVGNVTKTRSKPVAGLPGCGTRKPAPTTSKSVFSRPAQVSKPAVTSRPPAGFYSARPPARTIPATLTSTSSRNPPVAATKGSGALNSKPKIPTTEQKVNKPPVSSSLSQYRLTMETAEERRAKLAGWLASKGKTFKRPAMTTAAPPKTNISKPRADLRSQSHAEPQPTAQCNPEIEPSLETHGPDSTAADCADTQGAELTKFNQTPEIGNTTLELLENSDVDTQDSVDDIVVNLCDALNAMEPPSRCSDDECNGVETEDGKLNDERKKEEVKSEAEDGDENQVQTDDEEVERDDDVMETTPQMEDASVVKYSVRTTPYLQSVKRTIEGEVSTSRKKSNIKDLKFLTPVRRSTRIQRKSSHLPTMLVEHDTCVSSLAELVKLDDDPNAYIYRKNPALLEDLPDQPRQ; encoded by the exons GGAAACAAGGAGAATGCCCAGCCTGCACTCGGCAGCAAGTCCCTTATCAAAAGAGATAAAACGTCTGTTGCTCCATTTCATCTGAAAAGCAATGAAAAAGAGGAGACACTGGCAAAAAACGGTCCTCTTAAAGCCAAGGCCAAACAGGCGGACACAAGGTCCGTGTCCGGTGTGGCTCTCAAAACGGCCAAGACTGCACAGAAGGATGGGAAAGGAGCCGTTGCTTCTGATGTATCACAGCGGCGAACACACAGCCGGGCATTCCTCGCAGAACAAGCGGTGAAGCACAAGAAAATCGCTGCGGATGCTCCAAAGCCAGCAGCGGCTGTGCAGTCATCCCTATCTGCTCCTGGCCTGTACAAAGGTAAGATTGTCCAGTCAAAAATTGGATCCATTTGGAGGTCAAATGTCAGTCTGGACAGGGCAGATCCCAAATCATCAGCGACCTCAATGAAGAGCCAAGGGGTTGGAAATGTGACCAAAACAAGGTCCAAACCTGTTGCTGGCCTGCCTGGATGTGGCACAAGAAAACCTGCACCAACAACGTCAAAGTCCGTGTTCAGTAGACCCGCTCAGGTATCCAAGCCTGCTGTCACCAGCCGCCCTCCCGCTGGATTCTACTCTGCTCGCCCTCCTGCCAGAACCATCCCAGCAACACTAACAAGTACCAGCTCCAGAAATCCTCCTGTGGCCGCCACCAAGGGAAGTGGGGCTCTGAACTCAAAGCCAAAGATTCCAACCACAGAACAGAAGGTCAACAAGCCTCCTGTCTCAAGCTCCCTCAGTCAGTACAGATTAACCATGGAGACTGCTGAGGAAAGAAG AGCAAAACTGGCTGGGTGGCTGGCTTCCAAGGGCAAGACGTTTAAGAGACCAGCCATGACGACAGCAGCCCCCCCAAAAACCAACATTTCTAAACCCAGAGCTGATCTCAGATCCCAGTCTCACGCCGAGCCTCAGCCTACTGCACAGTGCAATCCTGAAATCGAACCCAGTCTGGAAACACATGGGCCAGACTCTACTGCTGCTGACTGTGCAGATACACAGGGAGCAGAGTTAACAAAATTCAACCAAACTCCAGAGATCGGTAACACCACCCTCGAGTtgctggaaaactctgatgttGACACACAGGACAGTGTGGATGAT ATTGTTGTGAACCTGTGTGATGCTTTGAATGCAATGGAACCTCCCTCTAGATGCAGTGATG ACGAGTGTAATGGTGTTGAAACAGAGGACGGCAAACTAAATGATGAACGTaaaaaagaggaggtgaagagtgAAGCAGAAGACGGTGATGAAAACCAAGTGCAGACAGATGATGAGGAAGTAGAAagagatgatgatgtgatggagACCACACCACAGATGGAGGATGCTTCAGTAGTAAAATACAGTGTGAGGACCACTCCGTACCTGCAAAG CGTCAAGAGGACAATTGAAGGGGAGGTCAGTACATCCAGGAAAAAGAGCAACATCAAAGATCTGAAGTTTCTGACACCGGTGCGTCGCTCCACGCGCATCCAGCGCAAATCCTCCCACCTGCCTACTATGCTGGTCGAGCATGATACTTGTGTGTCGTCATTGGCAGAGTTGGTGAAGCTGGATGATGATCCCAATGCCTACATTTATAGAAAAAACCCCGCCCTTCTAGAAGATCTGCCTGACCAGCCCAGACAATGA